The following coding sequences are from one Anaerolineales bacterium window:
- a CDS encoding glycosyl transferase family 2, which translates to MIDLSICIPTLNASAYLRSCLVSIRAQPGLSWLETSSDESSQHSVDTPDANKRLTAEVIVVDNASTDDTLDMLAVEFPAARLVKNSRNLGFTRPVNQALQVSQGRYMLLLNPDTIVLPGAINALVDYMETHPEVGICGPKVLNRDGTLQKACKRGVSRPWAAFSYFSGLSALFPRSKFFGGYLLNYLDEDEIHEVDGISGSCMLIRRSVLDQVGFLDEVFFAYQEDADYCFQVKKAGWKVVYLPVAQIIHFGGQGGSRAQPYKSIFEWHRSYYLYYRKNLASDYFFLFNWFYYGLMGVKLLISLVANALRSNKYAGPRRS; encoded by the coding sequence ATGATCGACCTTTCAATTTGTATCCCTACCCTCAACGCTTCTGCATACCTGCGGTCCTGTCTGGTTTCGATCCGCGCGCAGCCTGGGTTATCCTGGTTGGAAACCAGCTCAGACGAAAGCAGCCAACACTCTGTAGATACGCCGGATGCGAATAAAAGACTCACTGCTGAAGTCATCGTCGTCGACAATGCCTCCACAGATGACACGCTGGATATGCTGGCAGTTGAATTTCCAGCTGCCAGGCTCGTCAAGAATTCCCGCAACCTGGGTTTCACCCGTCCGGTCAACCAGGCGCTACAGGTCAGCCAGGGCAGGTATATGCTCCTGCTCAACCCCGACACGATTGTCCTCCCCGGAGCCATAAACGCCTTGGTTGACTACATGGAAACACACCCCGAGGTGGGTATCTGCGGTCCAAAGGTGCTTAATCGAGACGGCACCTTGCAAAAAGCTTGTAAACGCGGGGTATCTCGCCCATGGGCTGCATTCAGCTATTTTTCAGGGTTGTCTGCTCTCTTTCCGCGCAGTAAGTTTTTTGGCGGGTATTTGCTAAACTACCTTGACGAAGACGAGATCCACGAAGTGGATGGCATCTCTGGGTCCTGTATGTTGATCAGGCGATCAGTGTTGGATCAGGTCGGCTTCTTGGATGAGGTTTTTTTTGCCTACCAGGAGGATGCGGATTATTGTTTCCAGGTGAAGAAAGCTGGCTGGAAGGTGGTCTACCTGCCAGTGGCTCAGATCATTCACTTTGGCGGTCAGGGTGGTTCGCGCGCCCAACCTTACAAATCAATATTTGAGTGGCACCGCTCCTATTATCTATATTACAGAAAGAATCTTGCCAGCGATTATTTCTTCCTGTTCAACTGGTTTTATTATGGACTCATGGGTGTAAAACTGCTTATCTCACTTGTTGCCAACGCCCTGAGGTCCAATAAGTATGCTGGCCCGCGCCGTTCATGA